One genomic segment of Paenibacillus durus includes these proteins:
- a CDS encoding aldo/keto reductase produces the protein MRTRVLGSDLEVSEIGLGCMGMSQSYGKTDEKEAIYTIHYALDNGINFLDTADMYGNGHNEELIGRALASYTGSTEVIIASKFGIVNGDDITRRYIDGSPKYVRSAIEKSLKRLNLDHLDLYYIHRIDKTVPIEETVGVMSDLVAEGKIRNIGICEASLETIEKANQVHPITAVQSEYSLWSRDVEAAILPKLTELGIGFVPYSPLGRGFLTTNFQFEEQDMRRFLPRFQDENLLNNQKLVDELTKMAEDMNLKTAQLTLAWVLNKGEHIVPIPGTTKISHLNDNIKAADVVLTAEQMAELDRLFDLSAIQGTRYPQILMEELNL, from the coding sequence ATGAGAACAAGAGTATTGGGTTCCGATCTGGAGGTATCTGAAATTGGCTTGGGCTGTATGGGAATGAGTCAATCCTATGGAAAAACGGATGAAAAAGAAGCCATATATACGATTCACTATGCTCTGGACAATGGAATCAATTTTTTGGATACGGCGGACATGTACGGAAACGGGCATAATGAAGAGCTGATAGGCAGAGCATTAGCTTCATATACAGGATCTACTGAAGTTATTATTGCTTCCAAATTTGGAATCGTTAATGGGGATGATATTACTAGGCGTTACATAGACGGCAGCCCGAAATACGTTAGATCGGCGATTGAAAAAAGCTTAAAGCGTTTAAATCTGGATCATCTGGATTTATACTATATTCATCGCATCGATAAAACCGTCCCGATTGAAGAAACCGTTGGCGTGATGTCCGATTTGGTTGCAGAGGGAAAAATCAGAAATATCGGGATATGCGAAGCATCACTGGAAACCATCGAAAAGGCCAATCAAGTTCATCCGATTACTGCCGTACAATCTGAATATTCGCTTTGGAGCAGAGATGTCGAGGCAGCTATTTTGCCTAAATTAACAGAGCTTGGCATTGGATTTGTTCCGTATAGCCCGCTTGGCCGGGGATTTTTAACAACTAATTTCCAGTTTGAAGAACAGGATATGCGGAGGTTTTTACCGAGATTTCAGGATGAGAATTTATTGAACAACCAAAAATTAGTAGATGAGCTTACAAAAATGGCGGAAGATATGAATTTAAAAACTGCGCAGCTGACTCTAGCTTGGGTGTTAAACAAAGGTGAACATATTGTTCCTATCCCTGGAACCACAAAAATATCTCACCTGAATGATAATATTAAAGCGGCGGATGTTGTGTTAACTGCTGAGCAAATGGCTGAGTTGGACCGCTTATTTGACTTGTCAGCCATTCAAGGAACGAGATATCCTCAAATACTTATGGAAGAGCTAAATTTATAG
- a CDS encoding VOC family protein, translating to MFMDNQKITTFLMFSGQAEEAMNFYISLFERSEILHMQRYGPGEAGAEGSVVHAVFSLNDQQFMCIDSNTPHDFTFTPAISLYVNCETEEEIENLFGKLSEGGQVFMPLDKYPFSDKFAWVGDQFGVTWQLNLLGKQQ from the coding sequence ATGTTTATGGATAATCAAAAGATCACGACTTTTCTAATGTTTTCCGGACAAGCCGAGGAAGCCATGAACTTCTACATTTCCTTGTTCGAGCGGTCGGAAATTCTGCATATGCAGCGTTACGGACCTGGCGAGGCAGGAGCTGAAGGAAGCGTGGTGCATGCCGTGTTCTCCCTGAACGACCAGCAGTTTATGTGCATTGACAGCAATACCCCGCATGACTTTACTTTTACACCCGCCATTTCACTCTATGTTAATTGCGAGACCGAGGAAGAGATCGAGAATCTGTTCGGCAAGCTGTCCGAGGGGGGCCAGGTGTTCATGCCTCTGGATAAATATCCTTTCAGCGATAAGTTCGCCTGGGTCGGCGATCAATTCGGGGTGACTTGGCAGTTGAATTTGCTGGGGAAGCAGCAATAA
- a CDS encoding FAD-binding oxidoreductase, with translation MQELYSIISDPQRIKTEGIAEKYVTDNLGRLQGTCDALVFPVSTEEVSGVMKWAYANSVQVTPRGAGTNLVGSTVPEHGGIVLDLSLMNRIVELDEDTLTVTVEPGVLLADLQAYVEARGLFYPPDPGEKQATIGGNISTNAGGMRAVKYGVTRDYVRGLTAVLPSGEVIHTGGKVVKDSSGLSLKHLLIGSEGTLGIITECVLKLIPKPAFVMGALVPFDSLKTGIDAVIRLIHENVGPTAIEFMERKVVALGERFMGVSFPYPEASAYILLSFDGNSEGEVRSNAERARQSVVRSGALDFLLLEDKETLDEVWKVRGALVKAVEAVSEQEPVDIVVPINKTADFIAYANKVEQESGVQLISFGHAGDGNVHLCVVRGERDAEAWRKDLKAVMSRIYGKSHELGGLTSGEHGIGLSKKPYFQKATDPAVIAAMKQIKDALDDRHILNTGKIF, from the coding sequence TTGCAGGAACTGTACAGCATTATTTCTGATCCGCAGCGGATCAAGACGGAAGGAATCGCGGAAAAGTACGTTACGGATAATCTGGGACGCCTGCAGGGAACCTGCGACGCTCTGGTGTTTCCGGTCAGTACGGAAGAGGTCAGCGGAGTGATGAAATGGGCGTACGCGAACTCTGTTCAAGTGACGCCGCGTGGGGCGGGGACGAATCTCGTCGGTTCTACCGTTCCGGAGCATGGGGGGATCGTGCTTGATCTGTCCCTGATGAACCGGATTGTGGAGCTGGACGAAGACACGTTGACCGTGACGGTGGAACCGGGCGTTCTGCTTGCCGACCTGCAAGCCTATGTGGAAGCCCGCGGGCTGTTCTATCCGCCAGATCCCGGGGAGAAGCAGGCGACGATCGGCGGCAATATCAGCACCAATGCAGGCGGCATGCGCGCGGTCAAGTACGGCGTGACGCGGGATTATGTGCGCGGGTTGACGGCAGTTCTGCCAAGCGGCGAGGTGATTCACACCGGCGGCAAGGTGGTGAAGGACAGCTCGGGGCTGTCGCTCAAACATCTGCTCATCGGTTCGGAAGGCACGCTTGGCATCATCACCGAATGCGTATTGAAGCTTATTCCGAAGCCTGCGTTCGTAATGGGGGCGCTTGTGCCTTTTGACAGCCTGAAGACAGGGATTGACGCTGTGATTCGGCTCATTCACGAGAATGTGGGACCGACCGCTATCGAGTTCATGGAGCGCAAGGTGGTTGCGTTGGGCGAGCGGTTTATGGGAGTCTCCTTTCCATATCCGGAGGCGTCGGCGTACATCCTGCTGTCCTTCGACGGCAACAGCGAGGGTGAAGTCCGCTCCAATGCGGAGCGCGCGCGTCAGTCTGTCGTTCGCAGCGGAGCGCTCGACTTCCTGCTGCTGGAGGACAAAGAGACTCTGGACGAAGTCTGGAAGGTTCGCGGGGCGCTGGTCAAGGCGGTAGAAGCGGTGTCCGAGCAGGAGCCAGTGGATATCGTCGTACCGATCAACAAGACGGCGGATTTTATCGCTTACGCCAATAAAGTGGAGCAGGAAAGCGGCGTGCAGTTGATCAGCTTCGGCCATGCCGGGGACGGCAATGTGCATTTATGCGTCGTACGCGGGGAGCGGGATGCGGAGGCTTGGCGGAAGGATTTGAAAGCCGTCATGAGCCGCATCTACGGAAAAAGCCATGAGCTTGGCGGCTTGACGTCGGGCGAGCATGGAATCGGGCTGAGCAAGAAGCCTTATTTCCAGAAAGCAACGGACCCGGCGGTGATCGCTGCCATGAAGCAGATCAAGGACGCGCTTGATGACCGCCACATCCTGAATACGGGCAAGATTTTTTAA
- a CDS encoding pyridoxal phosphate-dependent aminotransferase, whose protein sequence is MPELSNRLDGFTESIIRKMTRVAREYDAINLSQGFPDFDPPRELTEELRKIADNGPHQYEITWGSELFREKLALKQTKLMGIPVDPATNIVVTCGSTEAMMAAMMTVCNPGDKVIVFSPFYENYTADAILTGVTPIYVPLAPPEFQFDSAKLRNAFEQGVKAIVLCNPSNPTGKVFTREELEEIARLAVEFDTFVITDEVYEHIVYEPHVHTYMASLPGMFERTLSCSSLSKTYSITGWRLGYIIGPAHVIEVCRKVHDFLTVGAAAPLQKAAVKGLEMDDAYYEELTKVYERKRTLFLDGLDRIGLKYYKPQGAYYVLVDISEFGEPDDYKFCEWLAKEIGVAAVPGSSFFREDVRQYIRFHFAKKEETLLEALKRLEKLEAYRGTEITNLK, encoded by the coding sequence ATGCCGGAATTAAGTAATAGGCTGGACGGATTTACCGAATCGATTATTCGCAAAATGACCCGTGTAGCCAGAGAGTATGACGCCATTAACTTATCCCAGGGCTTCCCCGATTTCGATCCGCCCCGGGAGCTGACGGAGGAGCTGCGGAAAATAGCGGACAACGGCCCTCATCAGTATGAGATTACGTGGGGTTCCGAGTTGTTCCGGGAGAAGCTTGCGCTCAAGCAGACAAAGCTGATGGGTATCCCGGTAGATCCGGCAACGAATATTGTCGTGACCTGCGGCAGCACGGAAGCCATGATGGCAGCGATGATGACGGTGTGCAACCCGGGCGACAAGGTTATCGTATTCTCTCCGTTCTATGAAAATTATACGGCGGATGCGATTCTGACCGGCGTAACCCCCATTTATGTGCCGCTCGCCCCGCCGGAATTCCAGTTTGACTCCGCGAAATTGCGGAACGCTTTTGAACAGGGAGTTAAGGCGATTGTCCTCTGCAATCCGTCCAACCCGACAGGAAAAGTGTTCACGCGCGAGGAACTGGAGGAGATTGCCCGGCTCGCGGTAGAATTCGACACGTTCGTAATTACGGATGAAGTCTACGAGCATATTGTGTACGAGCCGCATGTGCATACGTACATGGCTTCTCTGCCAGGGATGTTTGAGCGCACGCTGTCCTGCAGCTCGCTGTCCAAGACGTACTCGATCACCGGCTGGAGACTGGGGTACATTATCGGTCCAGCTCATGTCATTGAGGTCTGCCGCAAGGTGCATGATTTCCTCACTGTCGGAGCAGCTGCTCCCTTGCAGAAAGCGGCGGTGAAGGGACTCGAAATGGACGACGCATATTATGAAGAGCTTACTAAAGTTTATGAGCGGAAGCGGACGCTGTTTCTGGACGGGCTGGACCGGATCGGTCTCAAATATTACAAGCCCCAAGGCGCGTATTATGTGCTGGTAGATATCAGCGAGTTCGGCGAGCCGGATGATTACAAGTTCTGCGAGTGGCTGGCGAAGGAGATTGGAGTGGCGGCGGTTCCGGGATCAAGCTTTTTCCGGGAGGACGTGCGCCAGTATATCCGGTTTCATTTTGCCAAGAAGGAAGAGACGCTGCTCGAGGCGCTCAAACGGCTGGAGAAGCTTGAAGCTTACCGGGGCACGGAAATAACAAATTTAAAATAA
- a CDS encoding GNAT family N-acetyltransferase encodes MMKEYALGQDLHIRMLASDEPPPYELLLLADPSRDLVDRYLQKGTCYIAVLSEEALLQKPVGVFVLLPRGAETVEIMNIAVREDAQGKGIGRRLLQAAIEIAKAFEARNIEIGTGNSSIHQLALYQKYGFRIVGVDRDFFVRNYTEAIYEDGIQCRDMIRLRYNEGGSITESLE; translated from the coding sequence ATGATGAAGGAATATGCTCTGGGACAGGATCTTCACATCCGTATGCTGGCCTCTGACGAACCGCCGCCTTATGAACTGCTGCTGCTCGCCGACCCGTCCCGCGACCTGGTAGACCGCTATCTGCAGAAGGGAACCTGTTACATTGCCGTATTGTCCGAAGAGGCATTGCTGCAAAAGCCGGTTGGCGTCTTTGTACTGCTGCCGAGGGGTGCGGAAACGGTTGAGATTATGAATATCGCCGTAAGGGAAGATGCTCAGGGCAAGGGGATCGGGAGAAGATTGCTGCAAGCCGCAATTGAAATAGCGAAAGCATTTGAAGCCCGGAACATCGAGATCGGCACAGGGAACTCCAGTATTCATCAGCTGGCGCTATACCAAAAATACGGATTTCGGATCGTCGGCGTAGATCGTGACTTTTTTGTCCGAAATTATACGGAGGCCATCTATGAGGACGGCATACAGTGCCGGGATATGATCCGGTTAAGGTATAACGAAGGCGGCAGTATAACAGAGTCTTTGGAATAA
- a CDS encoding MetQ/NlpA family ABC transporter substrate-binding protein — protein MNKIKKGLVITLVVSLMGLLLAACGGNEKAANEGASPETKKDIKIGVSPGPYGDMITKAIAPYMEKQGYKIEVVQFSDYVQPDQALGSGEIDANLMQHTVYLTKFAADNKLDIGKVISVPTAGMGVYSNSVKNMADLPHGAKVAIAVDASNLARSLRFLKALGLIDLKADVDPTKATVHDVSENPHNLEFVTMDAAQISRSLDSVAIGLIPGNFAIAAKLDLASALAVEKLTEDYKNVVAVRTPDIDGQLGKDLKAAVESEEFHQAIEDANGIFKAFDKPEWYTTKYGK, from the coding sequence ATGAACAAGATAAAAAAAGGGTTGGTCATTACACTGGTTGTTTCCCTGATGGGACTTCTGCTCGCCGCTTGCGGCGGCAATGAGAAAGCTGCGAATGAGGGCGCATCGCCGGAGACGAAGAAGGACATCAAGATTGGCGTATCTCCCGGCCCTTATGGCGATATGATCACTAAAGCGATTGCTCCTTATATGGAAAAGCAGGGCTACAAGATTGAAGTCGTTCAATTTTCGGACTATGTGCAGCCGGACCAAGCGCTGGGCAGCGGAGAAATCGACGCCAATCTGATGCAGCACACGGTATATCTGACGAAATTCGCTGCGGACAACAAGCTGGACATCGGCAAGGTGATCTCGGTTCCGACAGCGGGCATGGGCGTGTATTCCAACTCGGTGAAGAATATGGCGGACCTTCCGCATGGTGCCAAGGTAGCGATTGCCGTCGACGCTTCCAATCTGGCGCGCTCGCTGCGCTTCCTGAAGGCCCTCGGTTTGATTGACCTGAAAGCCGACGTGGACCCGACCAAAGCTACTGTGCATGACGTATCGGAAAATCCGCATAACCTGGAGTTTGTGACGATGGATGCGGCCCAAATCTCGCGCAGCCTGGACAGCGTGGCGATCGGCCTGATTCCCGGAAACTTTGCCATCGCGGCAAAGCTTGATCTCGCAAGTGCACTGGCTGTTGAGAAGCTGACGGAGGATTACAAGAACGTCGTTGCAGTGCGGACTCCGGATATTGACGGCCAGCTTGGCAAGGATCTGAAAGCGGCAGTTGAGTCGGAAGAATTCCATCAAGCGATTGAAGACGCGAACGGAATTTTCAAAGCTTTTGACAAACCGGAATGGTATACAACCAAATACGGCAAGTAA
- a CDS encoding methionine ABC transporter permease produces MDSTWDILQLELPSAIWETLIMIGISLAASLVFGLLIGLILYLSASPLFFPKRTLNAVMGVLVNVIRSVPFVILLVLLIPLTKVIVKTTIGPVAASVPLAFASVAFFARLVEGAFSEVDKGVLEAAIATGAGLGLILRKVLFVEAMPGLIRATTVTVISLIGYSAMAGLVGGGGIGDLAIQYGYYRYETGVMIATVLLLIVIVQGAQFVGDWCARVFTRK; encoded by the coding sequence ATGGATAGCACCTGGGATATTTTACAGTTGGAGCTGCCCTCCGCGATTTGGGAAACGCTGATTATGATTGGCATTTCCTTAGCCGCTTCGCTTGTGTTCGGATTGCTAATCGGTCTCATTCTGTATTTGTCTGCCAGTCCCCTGTTCTTTCCCAAACGGACGCTTAATGCGGTGATGGGCGTGCTGGTGAATGTGATCCGCTCCGTTCCATTCGTCATTCTGCTCGTGCTGCTCATTCCATTGACTAAGGTGATCGTCAAAACGACCATCGGGCCGGTAGCCGCTTCGGTTCCGCTGGCTTTTGCATCCGTCGCATTTTTCGCCCGGCTGGTTGAAGGGGCGTTCAGCGAAGTGGATAAAGGCGTGCTCGAAGCGGCCATTGCCACCGGAGCGGGCCTAGGTCTGATTTTACGGAAGGTGCTGTTTGTGGAGGCAATGCCGGGCCTGATCCGGGCGACGACCGTGACGGTTATCAGTCTGATCGGTTATTCCGCGATGGCGGGCCTGGTTGGCGGCGGCGGGATCGGCGATTTGGCGATTCAGTACGGATATTACCGCTATGAAACGGGCGTGATGATCGCAACGGTCCTTCTGCTGATTGTCATTGTCCAGGGAGCGCAATTCGTCGGCGATTGGTGCGCCCGGGTATTTACCAGAAAGTAG
- a CDS encoding sulfite exporter TauE/SafE family protein, whose protein sequence is MAGSGRKSLLAFVTGAPIGCLGGLIGLGGAEFRLPVLVGLFRYTARQAVAFNLAVSLVTLISSLIFRLPKIAVSDLVNDIPIILAFIAGGMFGAYSGANYSKHLSERALEKVILVLLVGIGILLLVESFHPIVSGGIPMALPVAIIVGVIFGIGIGIVSSLLGVAGGELIIPTLILVFGLDIKVAGTASILISLPTVLIGMIRHGSNGAYKQRTELKDLVLPMGIGSIIGSFIGGMLIGYVSSSLLKLVLGAILIASAVKMFKKALKKEAVTVTLP, encoded by the coding sequence ATGGCAGGAAGTGGAAGAAAGTCGTTACTCGCTTTTGTTACAGGCGCACCCATCGGTTGCTTAGGAGGCTTAATCGGACTAGGGGGTGCTGAGTTTCGTCTTCCGGTGTTAGTTGGCCTATTCCGTTATACCGCCCGGCAAGCCGTCGCTTTTAATTTGGCGGTTAGTTTAGTTACTCTGATCTCCTCTCTAATCTTTCGCCTTCCCAAAATCGCGGTAAGTGATCTCGTCAACGATATTCCAATCATACTCGCATTTATAGCTGGAGGGATGTTCGGCGCCTACTCGGGAGCCAATTACTCGAAGCATCTGTCGGAACGGGCTCTGGAGAAAGTAATCCTCGTGCTATTAGTTGGCATCGGCATTCTCCTTCTAGTCGAATCCTTTCATCCGATTGTATCGGGCGGCATACCTATGGCGCTTCCGGTTGCGATTATTGTCGGTGTCATTTTTGGTATAGGCATTGGAATTGTGAGCAGTCTGCTTGGGGTGGCCGGCGGCGAGCTGATTATCCCCACTCTAATTCTTGTTTTTGGACTGGATATTAAAGTTGCAGGTACAGCCAGCATTCTCATTAGCCTACCGACTGTGCTGATCGGCATGATTAGACACGGCTCCAACGGGGCATATAAACAGAGAACCGAATTGAAAGATCTCGTCCTGCCTATGGGCATTGGCTCCATTATTGGTTCCTTTATTGGCGGAATGTTAATCGGTTATGTATCTTCCAGCTTGCTGAAATTGGTACTTGGTGCAATACTAATCGCTTCCGCGGTCAAAATGTTTAAAAAGGCCCTAAAGAAAGAAGCAGTAACCGTCACGCTGCCGTAA
- a CDS encoding methionine ABC transporter ATP-binding protein, translating into MIVLDKVNVIFKQKGRIMHAVKEASITVGKGEIFGIVGPSGAGKSTLVRVINLLQPPASGQVIVGGQDITRFKGAALRNVRLKIGMIFQHFNLISGATVYNNIAFALKANNYPKEKIRARVLELLEQVNLSDKAQVYPANLSGGQKQRVAIARALANDPEILLCDEATSALDLENTEEIIRILRRINRDNPITIVFITHEMDVARKLFDRIAVMAEGEIVEVGDTYQIFTEPQHPLTQSLVSRVLNIEVPEHLELRDQEEMLKITYTGERAYEPLISKVSKEFDVLVDILHGKIEYIQGKPLGILLIKLSGDAAEIARARDYISGQVFKIERISAVKEGGELNG; encoded by the coding sequence GTGATTGTTCTTGATAAAGTGAACGTGATCTTTAAACAAAAGGGCCGGATAATGCACGCGGTCAAAGAGGCATCCATTACCGTAGGCAAGGGCGAAATCTTCGGAATTGTCGGGCCGAGCGGAGCCGGGAAGAGCACTTTGGTTCGGGTAATCAATCTCCTGCAGCCGCCCGCTTCCGGCCAAGTCATTGTAGGCGGTCAGGATATTACCCGGTTCAAAGGCGCCGCGCTGCGCAATGTTAGATTGAAGATAGGCATGATCTTCCAGCACTTCAACTTGATCAGCGGAGCGACGGTATACAACAATATTGCGTTCGCGCTCAAAGCGAACAACTATCCCAAGGAGAAGATTCGCGCCCGGGTGCTTGAGCTGCTCGAGCAGGTGAATCTGTCGGACAAGGCGCAGGTGTATCCGGCCAATTTGAGCGGCGGACAGAAGCAGCGGGTGGCGATTGCCCGTGCGCTCGCGAACGATCCGGAAATCCTGCTGTGCGACGAGGCGACCTCGGCGCTCGACCTGGAGAACACGGAAGAGATTATCCGGATTCTGCGGCGCATTAACCGGGACAATCCGATTACGATTGTGTTCATCACGCATGAGATGGACGTGGCCCGGAAGCTGTTTGACCGTATTGCGGTGATGGCGGAAGGTGAAATCGTGGAGGTAGGCGATACGTACCAAATCTTTACGGAACCGCAGCATCCCTTGACCCAGTCTTTGGTTTCCCGTGTGCTGAATATTGAAGTGCCGGAGCATTTGGAGCTGAGGGACCAGGAGGAAATGCTAAAGATCACCTACACCGGAGAGAGGGCTTACGAACCGCTCATCAGTAAGGTGTCGAAGGAATTTGACGTGCTGGTCGATATTCTCCACGGCAAGATCGAATATATTCAAGGCAAACCGCTCGGTATTCTGCTTATCAAGCTGAGCGGGGACGCAGCGGAAATTGCCAGAGCCCGGGACTATATCTCCGGACAGGTGTTTAAAATTGAACGGATTTCCGCCGTAAAGGAAGGGGGAGAGCTGAATGGATAG
- a CDS encoding class I SAM-dependent methyltransferase: MKDLVQARKKEMSYHEQFYRDTALFEPGTWLSKPVEVVLDMLSRLDLNNEVRVLDLGCGVGRNSIPIAQKIQKTGGSVVSMDLLPIAIDKLRTYAEKYKVNESIHTKVADAEFYPITPGHFDYIIACSCLEHVSGIAAFRSVIQRMINGTRNEGIHCILMSTEVMEYQIETGEETEGEIELNLKTEEAVSTLRELYTDWEILIQRAVPQTIHEKKYEKEIEFRSTWLTFAARNARKRF; encoded by the coding sequence ATGAAAGACTTAGTTCAAGCGAGGAAAAAAGAAATGAGTTATCATGAGCAGTTTTACCGCGACACCGCTCTTTTTGAACCTGGGACATGGTTATCCAAGCCGGTAGAAGTCGTACTGGATATGCTTTCAAGATTAGACCTTAATAACGAAGTCAGAGTGCTTGATTTGGGATGCGGCGTTGGAAGAAACAGCATTCCTATCGCGCAGAAAATTCAGAAGACGGGCGGGTCTGTGGTTAGTATGGATCTGCTGCCCATCGCCATTGACAAACTAAGAACATACGCGGAAAAATACAAGGTGAATGAAAGTATACATACAAAAGTAGCGGATGCGGAATTTTATCCGATCACACCAGGCCATTTCGATTACATTATCGCTTGTTCCTGCCTTGAGCATGTCTCCGGCATAGCCGCTTTCCGGTCTGTGATTCAGCGGATGATTAACGGTACAAGAAATGAGGGTATCCATTGTATCCTGATGAGCACGGAAGTCATGGAATATCAGATTGAAACTGGTGAAGAAACGGAAGGAGAGATTGAATTAAATCTGAAGACGGAAGAGGCTGTCAGCACGTTGAGAGAATTGTATACGGATTGGGAAATTTTGATTCAAAGAGCGGTACCGCAGACCATTCACGAAAAAAAGTATGAAAAAGAGATAGAATTCAGAAGCACCTGGCTTACTTTTGCAGCAAGAAATGCGAGAAAGCGATTTTGA
- a CDS encoding MarR family winged helix-turn-helix transcriptional regulator produces the protein MEAIDKLRYLIQCAQREGNHRFTDLLTANGLDITPSQSEVITVLSKFGPMSIAELGDLLLCNSQHPSRLVQRLMDKKFIYKEISQNDSRKTIISLTPEGEKLTAQIRVVEEIFNSEIMEKINSLENLSLNDLNALLSMQIKGTDSEIKISRRFGNSE, from the coding sequence TTGGAGGCAATAGATAAATTACGTTACTTAATTCAATGTGCCCAGCGGGAAGGAAATCATCGTTTTACCGACTTGCTGACAGCAAACGGACTAGATATTACACCTAGCCAAAGTGAAGTGATTACGGTGTTATCCAAATTTGGGCCGATGTCCATTGCTGAACTAGGGGACTTATTATTATGCAACTCACAACATCCAAGCCGGCTTGTACAAAGACTGATGGATAAGAAATTCATATATAAAGAAATTTCTCAGAATGACAGCAGAAAAACCATTATTTCTTTAACGCCTGAAGGGGAAAAATTGACTGCTCAGATTCGGGTCGTAGAAGAAATATTCAATAGCGAAATTATGGAAAAAATCAACTCTTTGGAAAATCTGTCTCTTAACGATCTGAATGCCCTGCTTTCGATGCAAATTAAAGGTACAGATAGTGAAATCAAAATATCCAGAAGATTTGGAAATAGTGAATGA
- a CDS encoding L-threonylcarbamoyladenylate synthase, translating to MAHNERLLEANEQNFALAAQCVSKGGVIIAPSDTNLALTLNPWADEAIDRAFAIKNRPATSALTLFFLNPNEWKEYATAADPGLVQAFVDAYWPGPLNIVLPKKENVPDKMIRGGSTVALGCLSNPVWRGMMRYLDMPVTMTSANLSGQADGVLVDMKLALNQVGSKVDYMLEGGAQGTTKSSTIIDLSGEPRVLRYGDITVAQLNQIAPVFKEIS from the coding sequence GTGGCACATAACGAAAGGTTATTGGAAGCTAATGAACAAAACTTTGCTTTGGCTGCCCAATGTGTAAGCAAGGGAGGAGTGATCATCGCCCCCAGTGATACGAATCTGGCACTGACGCTTAATCCATGGGCTGATGAAGCCATTGACCGGGCTTTCGCCATCAAGAATAGACCGGCGACCTCCGCGTTGACTTTGTTTTTTCTGAATCCCAATGAATGGAAAGAATATGCGACGGCGGCTGATCCCGGGCTTGTCCAAGCATTCGTTGATGCTTATTGGCCCGGCCCCCTCAATATTGTGCTCCCGAAGAAAGAAAATGTTCCTGATAAGATGATTCGCGGCGGCTCCACAGTAGCGTTGGGTTGTCTCAGCAATCCCGTATGGCGGGGAATGATGCGTTATTTGGATATGCCTGTGACCATGACATCAGCGAATCTTTCAGGTCAGGCTGACGGTGTTCTTGTAGATATGAAGCTGGCTCTGAATCAAGTCGGGAGCAAGGTGGATTATATGCTGGAAGGAGGGGCTCAAGGTACGACAAAGTCCAGTACGATCATCGACCTTTCCGGAGAACCTCGCGTCCTGCGGTATGGAGATATTACTGTCGCCCAGTTGAATCAAATCGCTCCCGTCTTTAAGGAAATTAGTTAA